From bacterium, a single genomic window includes:
- the prmC gene encoding peptide chain release factor N(5)-glutamine methyltransferase, which produces MPKTEPPAPKLLTEASALISRSEAEFLLTHLLNVSRHELYLGPAIAARTASRFRRLVARTKAGEPVQYLTRSAPFLGFDVYVDHRVLIPRPETEELVVRALSRIRSGCKLQAVSRKLLALDFGAGSGCIAIALARAVPEMTIMAVDSSKAALAVATRNVSRYGLATRIRLLRARSFTERSLARLCGRLDLLVSNPPYVPTPRLARLEANVRREPRLALDGGQKGDNIVAMLLKHGPVLLKPGGLLAIEIDATHEAVVRALAPTAEVERDDAGRIRYAFLTK; this is translated from the coding sequence ATGCCCAAGACAGAACCTCCGGCCCCGAAGCTACTGACTGAAGCGTCTGCCCTGATTTCGCGGTCGGAGGCGGAGTTTCTGCTGACGCACCTGCTCAATGTGTCGCGTCATGAGTTGTACCTCGGCCCGGCGATTGCAGCACGGACGGCGTCACGGTTCCGCCGGCTGGTAGCGCGCACGAAGGCCGGAGAGCCGGTGCAGTACCTTACTCGATCTGCCCCATTCCTCGGTTTCGATGTCTATGTTGACCATCGGGTTCTGATACCGCGGCCGGAAACAGAGGAACTGGTCGTGCGTGCACTGTCTCGCATCCGATCCGGCTGTAAGCTGCAAGCTGTCAGCCGTAAGCTTCTCGCTTTGGACTTCGGTGCCGGGTCGGGATGTATCGCCATTGCGCTGGCCCGCGCTGTCCCTGAGATGACGATTATGGCAGTTGATTCCTCGAAGGCAGCTCTGGCTGTCGCTACGCGGAATGTATCAAGGTACGGTCTTGCTACACGGATTCGGCTGCTGCGCGCAAGAAGCTTCACGGAACGATCCCTGGCGCGTCTGTGTGGCAGACTCGACCTGCTCGTATCCAACCCTCCATACGTGCCGACGCCGCGGCTGGCGCGACTCGAGGCGAATGTCCGCCGGGAGCCGCGGCTGGCACTTGATGGAGGGCAAAAAGGGGATAATATTGTCGCGATGCTGCTCAAACATGGTCCGGTCTTGCTCAAACCCGGGGGATTGCTGGCCATCGAGATTGACGCAACTCATGAAGCAGTCGTACGCGCACTGGCTCCGACCGCGGAAGTCGAGCGCGACGACGCCGGCAGAATCCGCTACGCTTTCCTCACAAAGTGA